The following proteins are encoded in a genomic region of Methylibium petroleiphilum PM1:
- a CDS encoding NADH-ubiquinone oxidoreductase-F iron-sulfur binding region domain-containing protein: MNAPVIPIQVLRDPAVKPRRASGDRPVDAQALSTVQALLAARPQTPLRRDLLIEHLHTLNDHFGQLRTDHLAALAQLLRLSQAEVYEVASFYHHFEVVQAKADGSYPEPAPLTVRVCDGIACELTGARDLLTRLPALLGTEVRVIAAPCIGRCEQAPAAVVHQCPVPNATPEAVQAAVTAGRTKHEPAPYTTLPSYHDAGGYRTLRQCLSGERPLETVLSTMEASGLRGLGGAGFPAGRKWRIVREQAAPRLMAVNIDEGEPGTFKDRHYLERDPHRFLEGLLIAAWAVGVDAVYIYLRDEYHGCRTLLERELAALRADPPMRDMPAIELRRGAGAYICGEESAMIESIEGKRGMPRLRPPYVAQVGLFGRPTLEHNFETLYWVRDILEKGGDWFAGHGRHERKGLRSFSVSGRVKKPGVHLAPAGITLRELVDEYCGGMLDGHQLHAYLPGGASGGILPERLADVPLDFDTLQPHGCFIGSAAVVVLSDQDRVTDVARNLMRFFEHESCGQCTPCRSGTAKVNELIASDRWDLPLLAELSQVMRDASICGLGQAAPNPVDCVIKYFPEELTA; the protein is encoded by the coding sequence ATGAATGCGCCCGTGATCCCGATCCAGGTCCTGCGCGACCCGGCCGTCAAACCGCGTCGGGCCTCGGGCGACCGCCCGGTCGACGCCCAGGCATTGAGCACGGTCCAGGCCCTGCTGGCGGCCAGGCCTCAGACCCCGTTGCGGCGCGACCTGCTGATCGAGCACCTGCACACGCTGAACGATCATTTCGGTCAGCTGCGCACCGACCATCTGGCTGCTCTGGCTCAGTTACTGCGCCTTTCCCAGGCCGAAGTTTATGAAGTGGCGAGCTTTTATCACCACTTCGAAGTGGTCCAGGCGAAGGCCGACGGCAGCTATCCGGAGCCCGCGCCGCTGACCGTCCGCGTCTGCGACGGCATCGCCTGCGAGCTGACCGGCGCCCGGGATCTGCTGACCCGCCTGCCCGCATTGCTGGGGACCGAGGTGCGCGTGATCGCCGCCCCGTGCATCGGCCGCTGCGAGCAGGCCCCGGCGGCCGTCGTGCACCAGTGCCCGGTGCCGAACGCGACACCCGAAGCCGTGCAGGCTGCAGTGACCGCCGGCCGCACGAAGCACGAACCCGCGCCTTACACCACGCTCCCGTCCTATCACGACGCCGGCGGCTACCGCACGCTGCGGCAGTGCCTGAGCGGCGAACGGCCGCTGGAGACGGTGCTGTCGACGATGGAAGCTTCGGGTCTGCGCGGGCTCGGGGGGGCCGGCTTCCCGGCCGGGCGCAAGTGGCGCATCGTGCGCGAGCAGGCGGCGCCGCGCCTGATGGCGGTGAACATCGACGAAGGCGAGCCGGGCACCTTCAAGGACCGCCATTACCTCGAGCGCGATCCGCACCGCTTCCTCGAGGGCCTGCTGATCGCGGCCTGGGCGGTCGGCGTCGACGCCGTCTACATCTACCTGCGCGACGAGTACCACGGCTGCCGCACCCTGCTCGAGCGCGAGCTGGCGGCGCTGCGAGCCGACCCGCCGATGCGCGACATGCCGGCGATCGAGCTGCGCCGCGGCGCCGGCGCCTACATCTGCGGCGAGGAGTCCGCGATGATCGAGTCGATCGAAGGCAAGCGCGGCATGCCGCGCCTGAGACCGCCCTACGTGGCGCAGGTCGGCCTGTTCGGGCGCCCGACGCTGGAGCACAACTTCGAGACGCTGTACTGGGTGCGCGACATCCTCGAGAAGGGTGGCGACTGGTTCGCCGGCCACGGCCGCCACGAGCGCAAGGGGCTGCGCTCGTTCTCGGTGAGCGGCCGCGTGAAGAAGCCGGGCGTGCACCTCGCGCCGGCCGGCATCACGCTGCGCGAGCTGGTCGACGAGTACTGTGGCGGCATGCTGGACGGCCACCAGCTGCACGCCTACCTGCCGGGCGGCGCCTCGGGCGGCATCCTGCCCGAGCGCCTGGCCGACGTGCCGCTGGACTTCGACACGCTGCAGCCGCACGGCTGCTTCATCGGCTCGGCGGCGGTGGTGGTGTTGTCTGACCAGGACCGCGTGACGGACGTGGCGCGCAACCTGATGCGCTTCTTCGAGCACGAGAGCTGCGGGCAGTGCACGCCGTGCCGTTCGGGCACCGCCAAGGTCAACGAACTGATCGCCAGCGACCGCTGGGACCTGCCGCTGCTCGCCGAGCTGTCGCAGGTGATGCGCGATGCGTCCATCTGCGGCCTGGGCCAGGCGGCGCCGAACCCGGTGGACTGCGTGATCAAGTATTTTCCGGAAGAGCTGACGGCATGA
- a CDS encoding substrate-binding domain-containing protein — MMRIQITPHWGVAQDVDHLVDTTALLTLLAAIQETGAIAQAARSVGLSYRHAWGQVKRAEDLFGYPLVNAGRGRGSTLTPLAEKLIWADRRIAARLSPLLSSLASELENELGRTLPQRTDGSAALRLHASHGFAVAALVEKLEAASLSVELRYRNSFESVSALARGECDLAGFHVPIGEFEAPAVKRYMKWLKPQTHSLVHLAVRTQGLFVAPGNPKRIRTLADLQRPGVRFVNRPEGSGTRMLTELLLNQAGVVPAEISGYESTEFTHAAVAAYIASGMADVGIGVQTAAQRFGLPFIPLVRERYFFALPTASLNRPAMRTVLDLMQSPVYRSSVSSLVGYEAGETGRVLSVTEAFDR; from the coding sequence ATCATGCGGATCCAGATCACCCCTCACTGGGGCGTCGCCCAGGACGTCGACCACCTCGTCGACACCACCGCGCTGCTGACCCTGCTGGCCGCGATCCAGGAGACCGGCGCGATCGCGCAGGCGGCTCGCAGCGTCGGCCTGTCCTACCGCCACGCCTGGGGGCAGGTGAAGCGTGCCGAGGACCTGTTCGGCTACCCGCTGGTCAACGCCGGCCGCGGCCGCGGCTCCACGCTGACGCCGCTGGCCGAGAAGCTGATCTGGGCCGATCGCCGCATTGCCGCGCGGCTGTCACCGCTGCTGTCGTCGCTGGCGTCGGAGCTGGAGAACGAGCTCGGCCGCACGCTGCCGCAACGCACCGATGGCTCCGCGGCGCTGCGCCTGCACGCCAGCCATGGCTTTGCGGTGGCGGCGCTGGTGGAGAAGCTCGAGGCCGCGTCGCTGTCGGTCGAGCTGCGCTACCGCAACAGCTTCGAGTCGGTGTCGGCGTTGGCGCGCGGCGAGTGCGACCTGGCCGGCTTCCACGTGCCGATCGGCGAGTTCGAGGCGCCGGCGGTCAAGCGCTACATGAAGTGGCTCAAGCCGCAGACCCACAGCCTGGTGCACCTGGCGGTGCGTACCCAGGGCCTGTTCGTCGCACCGGGCAACCCCAAGCGCATCCGCACGCTGGCCGACTTGCAGCGCCCCGGCGTGCGCTTCGTCAACCGGCCCGAGGGTTCGGGCACGCGCATGCTCACCGAGTTGCTGCTGAACCAGGCGGGCGTGGTGCCGGCCGAGATCAGCGGCTACGAGAGCACCGAATTCACGCATGCGGCAGTGGCCGCCTACATCGCCAGCGGCATGGCCGACGTCGGCATCGGCGTGCAGACCGCGGCGCAGCGCTTCGGCCTGCCGTTCATCCCGCTGGTGCGCGAGCGCTATTTCTTCGCGCTGCCGACCGCGTCGCTGAACCGGCCGGCCATGCGCACCGTGCTGGACCTGATGCAGTCGCCGGTCTACCGCTCGTCGGTGTCGTCGCTGGTCGGCTACGAGGCCGGCGAGACCGGCCGGGTGCTGAGCGTGACCGAGGCGTTCGACCGCTAG
- a CDS encoding GAF domain-containing protein, whose product MTARVPAVRQRPSPESRLPAGPFFATAEQRVALARERFFEEGVRPSGLVPELVIQSWTRCVGARRRPNEHVTFSPITKSRVAGALARNRQLLDAAKDDLSQLDAALAGTACKALLTSNDGVIVHATPTALGEGRLMPIMARVGNDLAESNVGTGAPGVSARTGEVCVVSGAEHFFSGFNVMYCAAAPIRNTHGEIAGVLDLSSEEEQFRFDAAAMVRLYATTIENRLLRAQSREHLLLRFQSSPGLLHTPLEGLAAIDGNGRVCWVNGAGTRLLAGAHAGSPTVEQTFGIDLESLLSLAHGARVQSHRVPGGLGMWLEAQPPEKDGHHGATALAFASPVATPAFSEPDSATATATAPVGGDARSEGEALTLVDSHRRMIDSTLLECGGNVSRAARQLGVSRGLIYRRLRERRSKDA is encoded by the coding sequence ATGACCGCCAGAGTGCCCGCTGTTCGCCAACGACCCAGCCCCGAATCCCGTCTGCCGGCCGGCCCCTTCTTCGCCACCGCCGAGCAGCGCGTGGCCCTGGCACGCGAGCGCTTCTTCGAGGAGGGCGTGCGCCCCTCGGGGCTGGTGCCCGAACTGGTGATCCAGTCGTGGACACGTTGCGTCGGCGCGCGCCGCAGGCCGAACGAGCACGTGACCTTCTCGCCGATCACCAAGTCGCGCGTGGCGGGCGCGCTGGCGCGCAACCGCCAGCTGCTCGACGCGGCGAAGGACGATCTGTCGCAGCTCGACGCGGCCCTGGCCGGCACCGCCTGCAAGGCCCTGCTGACCAGCAACGACGGCGTGATCGTGCATGCGACGCCCACCGCCCTCGGCGAGGGTCGGCTGATGCCGATCATGGCGCGGGTCGGCAACGATCTCGCCGAGTCCAACGTCGGCACCGGCGCGCCCGGCGTGTCGGCGCGCACCGGCGAGGTCTGCGTGGTGAGCGGCGCCGAGCACTTCTTCAGCGGCTTCAACGTGATGTACTGCGCCGCCGCACCGATCCGCAACACGCACGGCGAGATCGCCGGCGTGCTCGATCTGTCGTCCGAGGAGGAGCAGTTCCGCTTCGACGCGGCGGCGATGGTGCGCCTCTATGCGACGACGATCGAGAACCGCCTGCTGCGCGCGCAGTCGCGCGAGCATCTGCTGCTTCGCTTCCAGTCGAGCCCGGGCCTGCTGCACACGCCCCTCGAGGGCCTGGCCGCGATCGACGGCAACGGCCGCGTGTGCTGGGTCAACGGCGCGGGCACCCGGCTGCTGGCGGGCGCGCACGCCGGCTCGCCGACGGTCGAACAGACCTTCGGCATCGACCTCGAGAGCCTGCTCTCGCTGGCCCACGGAGCCCGCGTGCAGTCGCACCGCGTTCCGGGCGGGCTGGGCATGTGGCTCGAGGCGCAGCCGCCCGAGAAGGACGGCCACCACGGGGCCACGGCATTGGCTTTCGCCAGCCCGGTGGCGACGCCCGCTTTCTCCGAGCCCGATAGCGCGACCGCAACCGCGACCGCGCCGGTCGGCGGCGACGCGCGCAGCGAGGGCGAGGCGCTGACGCTGGTGGACTCGCACCGCCGCATGATCGACAGCACCCTGCTCGAATGCGGCGGCAACGTGTCGCGCGCCGCGCGCCAGCTCGGCGTGTCGCGCGGCCTCATCTACCGGCGCCTGCGCGAGCGGCGCAGCAAAGACGCCTGA